In the genome of Desulfofarcimen acetoxidans DSM 771, one region contains:
- a CDS encoding type II CAAX prenyl endopeptidase Rce1 family protein, with product MPYILFSLLITISIAVYSSYILFNNISLLIINITLPSIAASILTGIVLALLGYLLLHKIKIWTDSVTFVVSKILTKGNTFSLILISTIAAVGEEFYARGFILVFYNTHGLNLDLILIIIFANFLWTLNHIFNAKEHFRKGMNQTIKKSTPHLVVVFLIGIPLTILTLIFNSITPPIIAHFSFDLLFGLLYRHYIKSNP from the coding sequence ATGCCATACATTTTATTTAGCTTATTAATAACTATTTCAATAGCTGTATATAGCTCATATATTTTATTTAATAACATTTCCTTATTAATAATAAACATTACGTTACCTTCTATCGCTGCCAGTATATTAACTGGTATAGTATTGGCTCTTTTAGGATATTTGCTACTACATAAAATAAAAATTTGGACTGATAGCGTAACTTTCGTTGTCAGTAAAATACTTACTAAAGGAAATACTTTCAGTTTAATCCTAATATCCACTATAGCGGCAGTAGGTGAAGAGTTTTACGCAAGAGGATTTATACTTGTTTTTTACAATACACATGGTCTAAATCTTGACTTAATTCTAATTATCATTTTTGCAAATTTTTTATGGACCTTAAATCACATATTTAATGCTAAGGAACATTTTAGAAAAGGTATGAATCAAACCATAAAAAAATCAACTCCTCATCTTGTCGTGGTATTTTTAATAGGTATTCCTCTAACCATATTGACCTTAATTTTTAATTCAATTACACCCCCAATCATTGCACACTTTTCTTTTGACTTATTATTTGGGTTGCTTTATCGTCATTATATTAAATCTAACCCCTAA
- a CDS encoding type II toxin-antitoxin system VapC family toxin — MKVVVDTNIIIDHLRGIPQATKQLQEIENGNFEGLISTVVIMELLAAPKPKISEKRLVAINNLLQIFEHLPVDGQIATVAGNLLSQYRASHGLEPMDALIGATALVNDAVLFTLSKKHFKFIKGLVTIDPYLVEED, encoded by the coding sequence TTGAAAGTAGTAGTTGATACCAATATTATTATTGACCACCTCCGGGGCATACCCCAGGCTACAAAACAGCTACAGGAAATTGAAAACGGTAACTTTGAAGGTTTAATTTCAACTGTTGTCATTATGGAACTCTTAGCAGCACCAAAACCAAAAATATCTGAGAAGCGTTTAGTTGCAATTAATAACCTACTCCAAATTTTTGAGCATCTTCCCGTTGACGGGCAGATTGCAACAGTTGCAGGCAATTTACTTTCCCAGTATCGAGCCTCACACGGATTAGAACCAATGGATGCTCTAATAGGTGCTACTGCTCTGGTCAATGATGCAGTATTATTCACTCTTAGTAAGAAACATTTTAAATTTATCAAAGGTTTGGTGACTATTGATCCATATCTTGTAGAAGAAGATTAA
- a CDS encoding Athe_2463 domain-containing protein, protein MVKFRINTLHQRRLFVAFFIFTLFLLSTGVSYAGTGLEDALQALNLPSSISVQGKMIYARVDGNRIVYGNPGDVIGVNPAQQYKDGQYRYLGYTYTGEPFTNQEFPNDDTLTTWEQRNWISQPWDKQYKLCGENDEFIPDSSWDMILSQVPPIIADPSYLKVLSEPLVAWINNDLVAAVGSVRVWHKDSSGKIWYETFNIDPTLAIGLKTNNDISITIDSGVPKNTTVKPGDKFTGHATLLANKISGNGSSVIPVNIYQQLNSQGTYIQQKITSKNTSQTTFTTEDNKRFNAYSWIVHSEGDTITFDFDWICPDDVSKIKFTAGVNLDYPGESDQVSPAESKMQNVITETDYGNNKAWVEVPIGDISAVPIIPVDGIDIEATSIDSGVPSGTNAQPGKTYTGKAIFTTIKLPAPGEYHLPVNIYHQPGGKGTYYQAKIKNLKLSTFTTSTGTTFSAYELVIKKQGDTVEVIFDWTCPAAGKTKLVTATNLDYPGDTDQVSPVNGKMSITTTEADYSNNKAWVELQTDYQNLWVEILEYPTSVQTSTNTTVKARIHNDRGELLTTRLVWKVNGNIIKDIQNYDVIGTLDAGVSFTMPSNGASVTVEVNPDRDRPSTETSFIDNKASCYINAVAVPTTPSDGSSALSIDISAPAAVEAFKSWKYTVEITTYFKKPKVSGDEEEPSPPTITMNVNATGQSADTNVDYNYDTGYQKIIPVTKTAKETFSAGWGKKTHTYTYTHPGTGLWGQPTSVIIKATAAGGSKNATDTAKVQINPLSIPNLEIQLYQ, encoded by the coding sequence TTGGTTAAATTTAGAATAAATACTTTGCATCAAAGAAGGTTATTCGTAGCCTTCTTTATTTTTACGCTGTTTTTGCTTTCGACTGGTGTATCATATGCAGGAACTGGTCTTGAGGATGCGCTTCAAGCACTGAATTTGCCGTCTTCAATATCTGTACAAGGAAAAATGATTTACGCACGTGTTGACGGTAATAGAATAGTATATGGCAATCCTGGCGATGTTATAGGAGTAAACCCTGCACAACAATATAAAGATGGTCAGTACAGATACCTTGGTTACACTTATACAGGCGAGCCATTTACAAATCAAGAATTTCCAAATGACGATACTCTTACTACATGGGAACAAAGAAACTGGATAAGTCAACCTTGGGATAAACAATATAAATTATGTGGTGAAAATGATGAATTTATTCCCGACAGTTCCTGGGATATGATACTATCCCAAGTGCCACCAATTATTGCTGATCCGTCATATTTAAAAGTTTTATCCGAACCCCTGGTTGCCTGGATCAACAACGATCTAGTTGCAGCAGTTGGTAGTGTTAGGGTTTGGCACAAGGATTCGTCCGGTAAAATATGGTACGAAACATTTAACATCGATCCAACACTTGCAATAGGACTAAAAACAAATAATGATATCTCAATAACAATAGATAGTGGAGTACCCAAAAATACAACGGTAAAACCCGGTGATAAATTCACAGGTCATGCAACACTTTTAGCAAATAAAATTTCTGGCAATGGATCATCTGTTATACCGGTTAACATTTACCAGCAGTTAAATAGTCAGGGAACATATATCCAGCAGAAAATAACATCTAAAAACACATCACAGACTACGTTCACAACAGAAGACAACAAACGGTTTAACGCTTATTCATGGATAGTTCATAGCGAAGGTGACACAATCACATTTGATTTTGATTGGATATGCCCGGACGATGTTTCTAAAATTAAATTTACAGCAGGAGTAAACCTAGATTATCCGGGCGAATCGGATCAAGTAAGTCCAGCGGAAAGCAAAATGCAAAATGTAATCACGGAAACAGACTATGGCAACAACAAAGCGTGGGTGGAAGTACCGATAGGTGACATATCAGCGGTTCCTATAATACCCGTGGACGGCATAGATATTGAAGCAACAAGTATTGATAGTGGTGTACCAAGTGGTACTAATGCCCAGCCGGGAAAGACGTACACAGGAAAAGCAATATTTACGACAATAAAACTACCTGCACCCGGTGAATATCATTTACCCGTGAATATTTACCACCAACCTGGTGGTAAGGGAACATACTATCAGGCTAAGATTAAGAATCTGAAACTTAGCACGTTCACTACAAGTACAGGAACGACTTTTTCTGCTTATGAATTGGTGATAAAAAAACAAGGGGATACCGTAGAAGTGATATTTGACTGGACATGCCCGGCTGCAGGTAAAACTAAATTAGTAACAGCCACAAATCTGGATTACCCTGGTGATACGGATCAGGTTAGTCCAGTAAATGGTAAAATGTCAATAACAACAACAGAAGCAGACTACAGCAACAACAAAGCCTGGGTGGAGCTACAAACTGATTATCAGAACCTCTGGGTAGAAATATTAGAATATCCAACATCTGTGCAGACATCTACAAACACCACAGTCAAAGCAAGAATACACAATGACCGGGGGGAACTTCTCACAACAAGGTTGGTATGGAAAGTTAACGGCAACATAATAAAAGACATACAGAATTATGATGTCATTGGGACACTTGATGCAGGTGTAAGTTTCACTATGCCGTCAAATGGTGCCAGTGTAACAGTAGAAGTTAATCCAGATAGAGATAGACCGTCTACCGAAACAAGTTTTATCGATAACAAAGCTAGTTGCTATATTAATGCCGTGGCAGTACCAACTACACCTTCTGATGGGTCGTCTGCGCTATCAATTGATATATCGGCACCGGCTGCTGTAGAAGCATTTAAGTCGTGGAAATATACTGTAGAAATAACTACTTATTTCAAAAAACCGAAAGTATCTGGTGATGAAGAAGAACCTTCACCGCCAACCATAACAATGAATGTAAATGCAACAGGTCAGTCAGCAGATACGAATGTAGACTACAACTATGATACCGGGTACCAAAAAATCATACCAGTAACAAAAACCGCAAAAGAGACGTTTAGTGCGGGATGGGGCAAGAAAACACATACTTATACCTATACTCATCCGGGTACCGGGCTATGGGGACAACCTACTTCCGTAATAATAAAAGCGACAGCAGCTGGTGGTTCTAAAAATGCCACGGATACTGCTAAAGTACAAATTAATCCCTTGTCTATACCAAATTTGGAAATACAACTATATCAATAA
- a CDS encoding copper amine oxidase N-terminal domain-containing protein: MKKFFVSVIALALLTVVLPYMKLAHADQLKVYQNDKLINSIVFKINVPYYVVNGQMPGTKMDVAPFIQSDRTFIPVRFLGNALGISDNNITWEQDSRTAILKGNSNLRMTIGKAQVVINGVVKDIDVAPMLKNDRTFLPARYVAEGLNYQVDWDEATQTVVCWPQGQSKPDVSAAVDYLKDTQQIVTSTDKPQIVKDIESILVGATVYPPGKYRDGWAYIEKNKYQVHYVMDESDTDLSIILKQGTDEKVLTKVKEILKLFFPESYENVFKLTQSEIKLKQTNNGYNSQKDYNFDNRGMCINAFQNDITGIYVVINKEGR; the protein is encoded by the coding sequence ATGAAAAAATTCTTTGTGTCAGTAATTGCCTTGGCCTTACTGACTGTGGTACTGCCATATATGAAACTAGCCCATGCCGACCAGCTAAAGGTATACCAAAATGACAAACTGATTAATTCTATAGTGTTCAAAATCAACGTACCTTATTACGTTGTAAATGGCCAAATGCCCGGCACTAAAATGGATGTTGCCCCGTTCATTCAGAGTGATCGAACCTTCATCCCGGTGAGGTTTTTAGGCAATGCTTTGGGTATATCTGACAATAACATCACCTGGGAACAAGATAGTCGGACAGCTATATTAAAGGGTAACTCTAATCTTAGAATGACTATCGGTAAGGCCCAAGTCGTCATCAATGGCGTAGTTAAAGATATTGATGTTGCACCGATGCTGAAAAATGATCGTACTTTTCTTCCGGCAAGGTATGTTGCTGAAGGTTTGAATTACCAGGTGGATTGGGACGAAGCCACGCAGACCGTTGTTTGCTGGCCACAGGGACAAAGCAAGCCAGATGTTTCGGCAGCGGTGGACTATCTAAAGGATACGCAGCAAATAGTAACTTCTACTGATAAACCGCAAATTGTTAAGGACATTGAGAGTATTTTGGTTGGTGCAACGGTTTATCCGCCTGGGAAGTATCGTGATGGGTGGGCATATATTGAGAAAAATAAGTATCAAGTACATTATGTAATGGATGAATCTGATACAGATTTGTCTATAATTCTAAAGCAAGGAACAGACGAAAAAGTTTTAACGAAGGTTAAAGAAATATTAAAACTATTCTTTCCAGAAAGTTATGAAAATGTTTTTAAATTAACTCAGTCAGAAATTAAGCTAAAACAGACTAACAATGGATATAACTCTCAAAAGGACTATAACTTTGACAACCGTGGTATGTGTATTAACGCTTTCCAGAATGATATAACTGGCATTTATGTTGTTATCAATAAGGAGGGTCGCTAA
- a CDS encoding Tad domain-containing protein — translation MITAYLAVILPVMLMFSALGLDYGRAYVLKHQLQAACDAASLAGSSAVSAKLITDGTGSVTNKKLLLDPIIAEARATDVWNQNVSSMKFIDKGVTIVDTSNHSALDEDSDGYLDAYKWGVTAKIQSYIAGPISGMGNHITVTRVAISKAKDT, via the coding sequence TTGATTACCGCATACCTTGCGGTAATCCTTCCGGTAATGCTAATGTTTAGCGCATTAGGACTGGATTATGGCCGAGCATATGTTTTAAAACACCAACTGCAAGCTGCTTGTGATGCAGCTTCTTTGGCTGGAAGCAGTGCAGTGTCGGCTAAACTTATTACCGATGGGACAGGAAGTGTCACCAATAAAAAACTGCTGTTAGACCCCATAATAGCAGAAGCCAGAGCGACAGATGTTTGGAACCAAAATGTTAGCAGCATGAAATTCATTGATAAAGGTGTAACAATAGTTGATACAAGTAATCATAGTGCGCTTGACGAAGACTCTGACGGTTATTTGGATGCCTACAAGTGGGGTGTTACGGCAAAAATTCAAAGTTATATCGCAGGACCTATATCAGGGATGGGAAACCATATAACCGTTACCAGGGTAGCTATAAGCAAGGCCAAAGACACATAA
- a CDS encoding AbrB/MazE/SpoVT family DNA-binding domain-containing protein translates to MYTVTVSSRGQIVLPAEIRKNLLIKEGDELTVRLETGGRITFSTKHKVKNKGIVAATAGLLSDMEVSGKEFVENIRRGSGRRLDEIESSS, encoded by the coding sequence ATGTATACTGTCACCGTATCATCAAGAGGTCAGATTGTTTTGCCAGCGGAAATCCGTAAAAATTTACTGATAAAGGAAGGTGATGAATTAACAGTTAGGTTAGAAACCGGTGGAAGAATCACCTTTTCTACTAAGCATAAGGTAAAAAATAAGGGTATAGTAGCAGCAACGGCAGGTCTTTTATCCGATATGGAGGTAAGCGGTAAGGAGTTTGTTGAAAATATTCGCAGGGGTTCCGGTAGGAGGTTAGACGAAATTGAAAGTAGTAGTTGA
- a CDS encoding IS1634 family transposase: protein MFLKKSVKTVKGKKYSHYSIVESFRDNGKVKHRLIFAIGPLDDEAADRLRLTLNAHSNQDLVVAKSDDIVVTKHGAYLDVAVLVHIWQQWQFHEFFQDDRWVTGMVINRCIDPVAKCNVQEWMTKTVLPAYIDTDPLSMNAFDIFRELDRLCQRETELQSYMFRKIQEKRPNSLDVFFYDITSTYVTGSRCVLTKFGYSRDHRPDCEQIVIALMITPDGYPFYWKLLEGNTQDVSTVCDLIQNVKTCFPIQHCTMVFDRGMVSADNLKTLEKTNWDYVSAMDRDEINVLSFFETALPTPPMPEDWEQVLAMQEFQPIDDDILYYREFEDDNRRYIITFDVARFLDEHQIQRNKVEQINRWLIKKNGDLKQAKKSRNRDTLEREISKISKRFHVHKYLSVQITPCSRTVTTKTGKSRTVESFQLSDTIDNTALQKEQRLYGITCFISNITQERISAQEIVQWYRRKNKIEEAFREIKSHLELRPIYLTREKRVRAHVAVCMLAYFLRNDIELQLKEHGISNSTETVLALLAECKANRWVFDKSEAKTHLNITKVSEKQQQILKALGCESIVDVKHVKNILQKAENWL, encoded by the coding sequence ATGTTTCTCAAGAAATCCGTTAAGACAGTCAAAGGGAAAAAATACTCCCATTATAGTATAGTCGAATCATTTAGAGACAACGGTAAAGTTAAACACCGCTTAATTTTTGCAATTGGCCCTCTTGATGATGAAGCAGCCGATCGGTTACGCTTAACGCTTAATGCCCACTCTAACCAAGATCTTGTTGTGGCCAAATCTGATGATATTGTTGTCACAAAGCATGGAGCATATTTAGATGTAGCTGTTCTGGTTCATATCTGGCAACAATGGCAGTTTCACGAGTTCTTTCAGGATGACCGCTGGGTTACAGGTATGGTAATTAACCGTTGTATTGACCCGGTTGCGAAATGCAATGTGCAGGAGTGGATGACCAAAACAGTACTGCCTGCCTATATAGATACAGATCCATTGTCAATGAATGCATTTGATATCTTTCGAGAACTAGACCGACTATGCCAGCGAGAAACCGAGCTACAGTCATATATGTTTCGTAAAATTCAAGAAAAGCGACCAAATAGCCTGGATGTGTTTTTTTATGATATTACCTCTACATATGTAACAGGAAGTCGCTGCGTACTTACTAAGTTTGGCTACTCGCGGGATCACCGTCCCGATTGCGAACAAATTGTTATTGCTTTGATGATTACCCCGGATGGTTACCCTTTTTATTGGAAGTTGCTGGAGGGTAATACTCAGGATGTTTCCACAGTTTGCGACTTAATCCAAAACGTCAAGACTTGTTTTCCCATACAACACTGCACCATGGTTTTTGACCGAGGTATGGTATCTGCTGATAACCTTAAAACATTAGAGAAAACAAATTGGGATTATGTTTCGGCAATGGACAGGGACGAGATTAACGTATTATCATTTTTCGAAACAGCATTGCCAACCCCTCCTATGCCGGAGGACTGGGAACAAGTCTTGGCGATGCAGGAATTTCAACCAATAGATGATGACATATTGTATTACCGAGAATTTGAAGATGATAATCGGCGATACATTATAACTTTTGACGTGGCACGTTTTCTTGATGAGCACCAAATACAAAGAAATAAGGTAGAACAAATTAATAGGTGGCTAATCAAAAAAAATGGGGATTTGAAACAAGCCAAAAAATCAAGAAATCGTGACACTCTTGAGCGAGAAATCAGCAAAATCTCGAAACGGTTTCATGTTCATAAATATTTGTCCGTTCAGATTACGCCCTGTTCTCGTACCGTTACAACTAAAACTGGTAAATCTCGTACTGTTGAATCATTTCAGCTTTCAGATACTATTGACAACACTGCTTTGCAGAAAGAACAACGTTTGTATGGAATCACATGTTTTATCTCCAATATTACCCAAGAGCGTATATCTGCTCAGGAAATAGTACAGTGGTATCGACGGAAAAATAAAATTGAAGAAGCCTTTAGGGAGATAAAATCACATCTTGAATTACGTCCAATTTATTTAACCAGGGAGAAAAGAGTAAGGGCCCATGTTGCTGTTTGCATGCTAGCCTATTTTCTGAGAAATGATATTGAGCTCCAACTTAAGGAGCACGGAATTTCCAATTCAACTGAGACGGTTTTAGCCTTATTAGCTGAGTGCAAGGCTAATCGCTGGGTCTTTGATAAATCGGAGGCAAAGACACACTTAAATATCACAAAGGTCTCCGAAAAGCAACAACAAATATTAAAAGCGCTTGGATGTGAATCAATTGTGGACGTAAAGCATGTTAAAAACATTTTACAAAAGGCCGAAAATTGGCTGTAG
- a CDS encoding cellulose synthase operon protein YhjQ/BcsQ has protein sequence MIISVVGAVSGVGTTVIAANIAVVLTNNGYNVLLVEMSGGTDIQNELSISPEKLITKADIVNRHNKQIFITEYGLSVLPGSDHGTIEDMSVIQEEIKKIAYSYDYIILDTGNLKLPMANESFADIVMLVTEPSRRCLIKNGHLNAQQVLIINKVSPKAVYHPRDIARCYKTDNKYFEIVEDVASVKKSMQQHQPIALCGKKFGEGIENIISTVLTKKKSGIQPMDQLKQSILLATGDEDLHEAISTSISCLPVIAVNRKTLLELASSIEPDMILFSGNLPGDIDILEVATQIGQISDKILFISNMQADDITLARIKELGIEALSGEISIGAILKTVCSRLSITGNTTNQDEHEHYSPVDVEEEDEDTESAFTKIVRSGTEMAGKITDKLSSVNLPNLPKNRLARKHNVRVDNLIAVVSPVTAGKTFVSINLATTLALNGYSVALIDADMRNQSVYTWLALDADSLTEALKDDDPLSFAYKNPMIPNLHVFSSDPYTPAPVNIKSLANLIGNLKEEVDIIIVDTYRNLTEPVTKKIIDMASNVIMVADQDFCHLVKIQKEFDLLESSLDFNNFTLIVNQMVSSKELEISDAEKAAGLQAEGLVQKKSKEVLESIKSGIPVALFCPDVKMAFYDFWIKHEKMLALA, from the coding sequence ATGATAATATCAGTGGTTGGGGCAGTATCAGGCGTTGGAACAACAGTTATTGCAGCGAACATCGCAGTAGTGTTAACGAACAATGGCTATAATGTGTTATTGGTTGAAATGTCTGGTGGGACGGATATACAAAACGAATTAAGCATATCACCGGAAAAGCTAATTACAAAAGCTGACATTGTTAATAGACACAACAAGCAAATATTCATCACCGAGTATGGTCTATCGGTCTTACCCGGTTCTGATCATGGAACAATTGAAGATATGAGTGTGATACAAGAAGAGATAAAAAAAATTGCTTACAGTTATGATTACATAATTTTAGATACAGGAAATCTAAAGTTGCCGATGGCCAACGAATCATTTGCAGATATAGTAATGCTGGTAACAGAACCGTCGAGAAGGTGTCTGATAAAAAACGGTCATTTAAACGCACAGCAAGTACTAATTATAAACAAAGTATCCCCAAAAGCAGTATACCATCCGCGTGATATAGCCAGATGCTATAAAACCGATAATAAATACTTTGAAATAGTGGAAGATGTAGCTTCTGTCAAAAAATCTATGCAGCAGCACCAGCCAATTGCTTTATGTGGGAAAAAATTTGGTGAGGGTATTGAAAATATAATTTCAACAGTGCTAACAAAAAAGAAAAGCGGGATTCAACCAATGGATCAATTGAAGCAATCAATTCTTTTAGCAACTGGTGACGAAGACTTACACGAAGCAATATCTACATCAATTTCTTGTTTGCCTGTAATTGCAGTTAACCGGAAAACACTGCTGGAACTTGCTTCCAGTATTGAGCCTGACATGATACTATTCTCTGGTAATCTGCCAGGGGATATTGATATTCTTGAAGTAGCGACTCAAATTGGACAGATTTCCGATAAGATACTGTTTATCAGCAACATGCAGGCTGATGACATTACTTTAGCACGAATAAAGGAACTAGGAATAGAGGCACTATCCGGTGAAATAAGCATCGGAGCTATTCTTAAAACAGTTTGTAGTCGGTTAAGTATTACAGGAAATACTACTAATCAAGATGAACATGAACACTATAGCCCAGTAGATGTCGAGGAAGAGGACGAAGATACCGAAAGTGCATTCACTAAAATTGTGCGGTCAGGCACGGAAATGGCGGGCAAAATAACAGATAAATTATCATCTGTAAATTTGCCTAATTTACCTAAAAACAGATTAGCCAGAAAGCACAATGTCAGGGTAGATAACTTAATTGCTGTAGTTTCACCTGTGACTGCGGGTAAAACATTTGTGTCGATAAACTTAGCTACAACCCTGGCTCTAAACGGTTATTCCGTTGCACTAATTGATGCGGATATGCGCAATCAATCGGTTTACACTTGGTTGGCGTTAGATGCAGATAGTTTGACCGAAGCGCTAAAAGACGACGACCCACTGTCCTTTGCATATAAGAACCCAATGATTCCAAATTTGCATGTATTTAGTTCCGATCCGTATACTCCTGCACCAGTAAATATTAAAAGCCTGGCTAATCTAATTGGCAACCTAAAAGAAGAAGTAGATATAATCATAGTGGATACCTACAGAAATCTTACAGAACCAGTTACAAAAAAAATAATTGACATGGCTTCAAATGTAATCATGGTGGCTGATCAAGATTTCTGTCACTTGGTAAAAATACAGAAAGAATTCGATTTGCTTGAGAGTAGCTTAGATTTTAATAACTTTACTTTGATAGTGAATCAAATGGTTAGTAGTAAGGAACTGGAAATCTCTGATGCTGAAAAAGCTGCCGGATTGCAGGCAGAAGGTTTGGTACAGAAAAAAAGCAAGGAAGTTCTCGAAAGCATTAAAAGCGGTATTCCTGTAGCGCTGTTTTGTCCGGATGTTAAAATGGCATTCTACGATTTTTGGATTAAGCATGAAAAAATGTTGGCTCTAGCTTAG
- a CDS encoding methyltransferase family protein: protein MSLGGFTSLLGLGLFFHATKTLGPLFVGEPSITKEQKVINWGPYCLVRHPIYLGYLLLVSGLTLMSVYPWIMLINTLSIYLWANKRASLEENMLNSYFNGNYYEKMHNTPSLFPSLASIRKYIWG from the coding sequence ATCTCATTAGGCGGTTTTACCTCTTTATTAGGACTCGGGTTATTTTTTCATGCAACAAAAACATTGGGTCCACTCTTTGTTGGAGAACCAAGTATCACTAAAGAACAAAAAGTTATAAATTGGGGACCTTACTGCCTAGTTAGACATCCAATATATTTAGGCTATCTACTGTTAGTTTCCGGGCTGACACTTATGTCAGTTTATCCATGGATTATGCTTATTAATACCTTAAGTATATATCTATGGGCCAATAAAAGAGCTAGTTTAGAGGAAAATATGTTGAATAGTTATTTTAATGGTAATTACTATGAAAAAATGCACAATACACCTTCACTTTTCCCTTCACTAGCTAGTATAAGAAAATATATTTGGGGTTAA
- a CDS encoding IS110 family transposase, with translation MTISLHVGIDIGKNKNVACFMKLDGTILLKKLVFDNSISGAESLASKTKELSIKDSFDHVVFGMEATSLYHFHLMNYLLITEELKPYRPTVYQLNARSIKNFKKSYPPKGKNDAYDAYIIAEKLRHGRLPKPYEVDEMYLPLQRLTRYRFHLVGSLVREKSYFLTMLFMKFSNYGDVFSDIFGATSMSIITDFFGPEEIINTPLEDLVQLLVDKGNKQFSNPETLATELKRICRESYRMSPKLTDSVNLILETSMNNIRFFEQTIRKLDSVIARDMAKLSNPLMSIKGIGPVFSAGIISEIGDINKFEDQSQLAKFSGITWNSNQSGEFDGEDKPLNRAGNRYLRYYLIEAADSLRRHNDEYRAYYQKKFQESKKHAHKRAQVLTARKFVRLVFSLLSKNQLYRSDRG, from the coding sequence ATGACAATATCCTTGCATGTTGGCATTGATATTGGTAAGAATAAGAATGTGGCTTGCTTTATGAAATTAGACGGAACGATTTTGTTGAAAAAGTTAGTTTTCGATAACTCCATTTCAGGTGCCGAGAGTTTGGCATCTAAAACTAAAGAGTTATCGATTAAAGATAGCTTTGATCATGTTGTTTTTGGAATGGAAGCTACTTCTTTATACCACTTTCACTTGATGAATTATTTACTAATCACCGAAGAATTAAAGCCATACAGGCCTACAGTTTACCAACTCAATGCCAGAAGTATCAAGAACTTCAAGAAGTCTTATCCTCCAAAGGGCAAGAACGATGCATATGACGCTTATATCATAGCTGAAAAACTAAGACACGGCAGATTACCTAAACCTTACGAGGTTGATGAGATGTATCTTCCGCTACAGCGACTGACCCGTTACAGGTTTCACCTGGTGGGTTCACTTGTGCGAGAAAAAAGTTATTTTTTAACTATGTTGTTTATGAAATTTAGTAATTATGGTGATGTATTCAGTGATATCTTTGGAGCCACCAGCATGTCTATTATTACCGATTTTTTTGGCCCGGAAGAAATTATTAATACACCACTTGAAGACTTGGTTCAATTGCTTGTGGATAAAGGAAATAAGCAATTTTCTAACCCTGAAACATTGGCTACTGAGCTAAAACGAATTTGCCGTGAATCCTACCGGATGAGTCCGAAGCTCACGGATTCGGTTAATCTGATTCTTGAAACCAGTATGAATAATATCCGCTTTTTTGAGCAAACCATCCGCAAATTGGACAGTGTGATTGCCAGGGATATGGCCAAGCTCTCGAATCCATTGATGTCAATCAAGGGAATTGGGCCAGTGTTTTCCGCCGGCATTATCTCTGAAATTGGGGATATTAACAAGTTCGAAGATCAGTCCCAGTTAGCTAAATTTTCAGGTATCACCTGGAATAGCAATCAATCCGGCGAATTTGACGGTGAAGATAAACCCCTGAATAGGGCTGGAAACCGGTATCTCAGGTATTATCTGATAGAAGCTGCGGACAGTTTGAGGAGACATAATGACGAGTACCGAGCTTACTATCAAAAAAAATTTCAAGAATCAAAAAAACATGCCCATAAACGAGCTCAGGTTCTTACAGCTAGGAAGTTTGTAAGGCTGGTTTTTTCCTTACTTTCAAAGAACCAGCTTTACAGGTCGGACAGGGGATAG